A single region of the Acidobacteriota bacterium genome encodes:
- a CDS encoding sodium:alanine symporter family protein, whose translation MPEELFGKVADGINGFLGPVAGWLEGLVWNTPPQAPILALVLLGTGLFVTVRLGLIQLRGFRHAWAILGGKYNDPDDEGDLVHFQALTTALSATVGIGNIAGVAIAIRMGGPGALFWMWVTAFFGMALKFAECTLAVAYRRVHRDGSVSGGPMYYIEKGLGANWKWMAMLFAGLAVLCSFGTGNMNQANTMADQLESQFGFSPVWSGLIFASLVALVIIGGIRRIGRVTSILAPGMAVIYVGGALFILLANIDSVPASFALIVEQAFRPTSMVGGAAGSFLMTMMWGIRRGLFSNEAGQGSAPIAHATAKTDEPVREGLVASLEPFIDTLVICTMTGLVIVTTDAWRDHAPQSFALDEVEGIHRVLDDDSELLAARDERSTRGGGTVAVEGGAADGSFVVLHSMIADPRLVDGAGDAWSGTLEVAGDGTLRAGGGTPRIEGGALLTGAPLTARAFSLGLPGNRGDLIVTLSVLLFAVSTAISWSYYGDRSTEYLFGARAIPVYRWIYVGFFFLGCLLPLSTVWTFGDVALGLMSFPNLISLLLLSGAVTGMTRSYFRRHLRRNGDGGNG comes from the coding sequence ATGCCCGAGGAGCTGTTCGGGAAGGTTGCAGACGGGATCAACGGCTTTCTCGGACCGGTAGCCGGCTGGCTCGAGGGGCTGGTCTGGAACACGCCGCCCCAGGCTCCGATCCTGGCGCTGGTGCTCCTGGGGACGGGACTCTTCGTCACCGTCCGACTCGGCCTGATCCAGTTGCGCGGCTTTCGGCACGCTTGGGCGATCCTCGGAGGCAAGTACAACGATCCGGACGACGAGGGCGACCTCGTCCACTTCCAGGCGCTGACGACCGCGCTTTCGGCGACGGTCGGGATCGGCAACATCGCCGGCGTGGCGATCGCGATCCGCATGGGCGGCCCGGGGGCCCTGTTCTGGATGTGGGTAACCGCGTTCTTCGGCATGGCGCTCAAGTTCGCCGAGTGCACGCTGGCCGTGGCCTACCGCCGCGTCCACCGCGACGGCTCGGTCTCCGGAGGTCCGATGTACTACATCGAGAAGGGCCTGGGCGCGAACTGGAAGTGGATGGCGATGCTGTTCGCCGGCCTCGCCGTCCTGTGCTCCTTCGGCACCGGCAACATGAACCAGGCGAACACGATGGCCGATCAGCTCGAGTCCCAGTTCGGCTTCTCTCCGGTGTGGAGCGGCCTGATCTTCGCGTCGCTGGTGGCCTTGGTCATCATCGGCGGCATCCGGCGCATCGGCCGGGTGACCTCGATTCTCGCGCCGGGTATGGCGGTCATCTACGTCGGCGGCGCCCTGTTCATCCTGCTCGCGAACATCGACAGCGTTCCGGCGAGCTTCGCCCTGATCGTCGAACAGGCGTTCCGGCCGACCTCGATGGTCGGCGGCGCCGCCGGTTCCTTCCTGATGACGATGATGTGGGGCATCCGGCGCGGTCTGTTCAGCAACGAGGCGGGCCAGGGCAGCGCGCCGATCGCCCACGCCACCGCGAAGACCGATGAGCCGGTGCGCGAGGGGCTCGTCGCCTCGCTCGAGCCATTCATCGACACCCTGGTCATCTGCACGATGACCGGCCTGGTCATCGTCACCACGGACGCGTGGCGCGACCATGCCCCGCAGAGCTTCGCGCTGGATGAGGTGGAGGGTATCCACCGCGTCCTCGACGACGACTCCGAGCTGCTTGCGGCGCGCGACGAGCGTTCGACGCGCGGCGGCGGCACGGTGGCGGTCGAGGGCGGCGCGGCGGACGGTTCCTTCGTCGTGCTGCACTCGATGATCGCCGATCCGCGCCTGGTCGACGGGGCGGGCGATGCCTGGAGCGGTACGCTGGAGGTCGCTGGAGACGGAACGCTCCGTGCCGGGGGCGGGACGCCGCGGATCGAGGGCGGAGCCCTTCTGACCGGAGCGCCGCTGACGGCCCGAGCCTTCAGCCTGGGCCTGCCCGGGAACCGCGGCGATCTGATCGTGACCCTTTCGGTGCTGCTGTTCGCGGTTTCGACCGCGATCTCGTGGTCGTACTACGGCGACCGGTCGACCGAGTACCTGTTCGGGGCGCGGGCGATTCCCGTCTACCGCTGGATCTACGTCGGCTTCTTCTTCCTGGGCTGCCTGCTGCCGCTCTCCACGGTGTGGACCTTCGGCGACGTGGCCCTCGGCCTGATGTCGTTCCCGAACCTCATTTCGTTGCTGCTGCTCTCGGGAGCGGTCACCGGCATGACGAGGTCCTACTTCCGCCGCCACCTCCGCAGGAACGGCGACGGCGGGAATGGCTGA